The genomic stretch TACCAAGTTCATTACCTCTTGTTTCATATATGTGCCTTCCTTTTCTGTGACAAATCAAAGGTCTTAGTGTTCTTGTCTATTGTTTTCCACTATAGTATTCTTTGCTGATCTAATATACCAAACAGTGGACTAGTTTTGTGGGGAAATTTTACCATCTAAAAATGCTAATTTATAATGGCACTCTTTAGAAAGTTGTCCTGGACTGTACACACAATATATCATAGCCACAAAATTACGTCTCATTCTGGGTCTAATATCTTTCCTAATGCATGCATCTATTATCATCATGGTTAGGCGATACCATATCTCTCAGCTGCAGGGTTTGGGGCTCGGCTACTTGGAATTTTTGAGAATGGAGTAGTTCAGTCATTCATCAATGCTCGAACACTCTCACCTGCAGGTAGGCATACTTCCATTCTAAATAATGCATGGGTGTGCTCCACATCAACTTAGTGTGATAGTTTCTCTATTCACTTTTTTAGATGTTTGGAGAGGCTCTGTGAAATTCCTCTGGAAATAAATATGCTGATCCTTATTATTTTGTTTTCCAGACATGAGAGAACCTAGAATAGCAGCTGAAATTGCCAAGGAGCTCCACAGATTCCATCAAGTAGACATTCCAGGGCCTAAAGAACCGCAACTGTGGGATGACATATTCAAGTTTTTGAAAAAAGGTAGCTGAACTATGTTGCTGTTTTGAGAATGGTGTTTTTATCTCATAGGCATCTCAAACATGACACTCTTTTTGGTCTGAAGTTTTAGAAGTTACATCAATAATATTCATGTTTACCATCAAATGCCTGTTGCAGCTTCAGCATTGAAGTTTAAGGATAACGAGAAGCAGAAGAGATATGAGACAATCTCATTTACAGAAATACAAGATGAAGTTCAAGAACTTAAGGTACCTTGAACTTGAAGTTGACAATGTACCATGTGATATTTTGTGCCTAGTCCACTTTATTCTTCTTAAAATCATCTTCTCTGATTTTCCATATTTGGCCAAATGATTATTTAAATTCATTGTAGTTGATCCTTCTCTGGTACAGTGGTAACATCCATGTAGCATAGTGATGAAGTTAAAGACTGGTTGTTGCGGGTGAGGGGTTTTAGCTCACTCAAGGAGTTAAAATCAATGATAGCAGTTCCTCCTGCTTATTATCTGTATACCTTCAGATTTCTATATCAATATTTGTGTTTTTGCTGTCATTATTATACGACTTACAATCCTCTTGTAGGATCTCTCGGATCTTCTGCATGCGCCTCTGGTTTTTGCACACAATGATTTGCTTTCAGGAAATCTGATGCTCAATGATTCGGAAGGTAAAATCTATTCCCTTATATTAATTTCCCCATTTTTTATTATTCATTTGCAGAACTAAACATAGTGGTTGTATGCCTATGTTGTTTCCTTTGCCAGGGAAGCTATATTTTATTGATTTTGAGTATGGGTCATACAGCTACCGCGGTTATGACATTGCAAATCATTTCAACGAATATGCAGGATTTGATTGTGACTACAACATGTAAGTTATCTCCGTGTCAGTAGAACGATCTGAAGAAAATTATTATTGTCATGTTGTTGATCAGCAGCATTCATTTGGTTGCTTCTCTAGGTACCCAGATAAAGATGTCCAGTATCACTTCTTCAGGAATTATCTGCAACCTGATAAACCTAGTGAGGTATGTGAAACAAAACCAACTGAAATCTATTCATGCTAGTAGTTTTGCCTTTGCTTGTTTTGGATGAAGTTAGTAAAACTTCGTTGTATGTTCTCTTGAGTCATGAATTGATTAGCATTTGTTTCTTCTTGGGTACGTCGGATATCTGGCATTCATAGAAGGTGCTACATGTGCTTGACATTTAGAGTGCTCTTGAGCTGAACATGAATTGATCAGCATTTGTTTCTTCTGGGGTACATTGGATGTCTGGCATTCATAGATGGTGCTACATGTGCTTGACATTTAGAATGCTCTCGAGCTGAGCATGAATTGATTAGcatttgtttcttttggggtatATCGGATGTCTGTCATTCATGGAAGGCTGAAAGACCTTAAAATAGTTTGCCCCCCAGGCCCCCAAGGGTGTAACATAGGTTTTTTTATGTTCTGAAGTAATTACAGTAGAAGCGTATTCTCagttctcttttctttttccaactGAAAGGTGCGGGCACAAGATCTGGAAGCACTTTATGTCGAAACAAACACTTTCAGATTAGCATCGCACATTTACTGGGCATTATGGGCCCTTATTCAGGTGAGCAGTGCCCTTGATTCTGCATCCacacttttcttcttttggaTCCACCTTGGTTTTGACCCCATGTAAAAGACACTGAATGACAAACTTTATGATTGTCACTCGAATGCAGGCAAATGTATCCCCGATTGATTTCGACTATCTTGGGTACTTCTTCCTAAGGTACGGTGAGTACAAGAAACAGAGGGAGTCCTGCATTTCCTTGGCACAAGGCTTCCTCTCTGAGCTGAGAAATGGCTAGAACCTGATAATCTGTTGACGAGTCAAGAATGTGATCCGCTCCCCTCATGGCGGGTAGGCTTCGGCTGCTGCTCAGAAACTCTATTATGGTGGTGGTAGCAGCCTCTCGTTGTTGTATCTGATGTTAGAAATTCGTCATGGCCTGTTAGGAAGCCACACGATGGGTCCTCGGGAAAACACCTGTATACTTCTATTTGTAATAAACACAGTCCTGATGGGTTCTGCTCCGTGCAATTTGTTGTGCATAAAAGCTATCCATGTTTAAGCTTTTTGATACATTCTGGCAGAAAAAGTATAGTTTAAGATTAGCAAAACTGCAAAAGTAAGGCTTTCTAGAAATTCCCTTCCCCTGACCTTGGAGTTTTCAATATTTGGTGCTGCATTtttgaataaataaaattttGGTTGATAGCATCAAATGTAACTGGGGCAATTCATTCCATGCTTTGACAAGACATTGAATCCATGAAACGCCAATGTTTCAGACAGTTTTCAGACTAGATCATGGTTTAATATTGTGTTGCGTTTGAGCCTCGAGGCATGGGCAACGCAGTCAACTGGCGAAGAATTTTtgggatgaaaaaaaaaagtagataaAGGGGGATGATAATAGCATGCTAAGAAGCAAAAGCTTTCTTTACATTGCATATTAAGGGTGGCAAGATTAGAAGTGGTGCTCCATGGATTCCACGCTAATATAATTCAGAAGCAcccaattttttttccatgaaTTCCCATCAGGTTTGAGGACATAAATACAAGGACTTTGGTTGTGCTACGAAAATGTGCCTAAAGTTAGACAAACTCAGCAGAGGTCACAACACTTGCTAGACCGGGAGAAAACATATCGACAGAGTGGCACAATAGCAATAGTTATCAGCTACAGCGTTGCGGACTCGAACCTTCCAGGTCCATAGGAAACCGTGCCAATTCAGCCAATGGATCCTCAGGCTCCTCAATTGTGATGGATAAGTCTATGTACTGTTTGATCTTTGTGGAGCTGCAGCACTCCCTACATGCTGCAGCTGTTTGGtctttgtggggctgcagcactAGGACAACATCTAGGACAGCATCTTAGACTAGCTTTTAGGATAGCATCTTAGACTATCATCTTAGACTAGCGTCTAGCATATGCTTGGCTACCCACCAGTATATCCCCAACCCCTTGGTTGGTCATGGCATTGTGTGAGAATAAACCAGAAAAATTGCCCCAACTTCTAGTATCATCCTCTCAATGAGAGTAACAGTTCAGCTACTAacaactggtatcagagccgtgctATCCTGTACCTTGAACATCTCCTGCTCACATCCTTCCCCAGCCACCCTTCGTTCCCAGCCGGTAGCAGAAACACCGGCTATCCCTGctcactcctctctctctctctgcagaGACAAGCAGCAGCTCGTCGGAAGTAGCCTCTTCCCCACGCAGCAGCCCCCTAGTGGCGCGCTATGTCCGTAGGATAGTCTCAGCACTCAGTCGCCTCGAGTGCGTGGCGTTGGCAggaggccgagctcgccgcggcAGAGGAGTGCACGCGAGCGGCGGCAGAGACCGCTGCGACGGCAGCAAGGGCGtcgaggctggcggcggcggagctggctgCAACGAGGAcggaagcggaagcggcggcggcggcagcgaagcTCGAGGCTCTACGAGGCGGTAGCATCGACAGCTCTACCTCTGCCGACGACAGCACCAATGTAGAGCTCGAGCTAGCGAGGGAGGCGGCACgagagcgggcggcgcaggGGCAGCCACGTACCCCCCGCGGGCACAACGGCGGCAACCTAGACGGGCGtgcacgcgccggcggcgctcctgGCGGGGGCGCGCATGACAACCACGCTCCTGGCGGACGTGGTGACTGCAACTCCCAATGCGACCCGTGCTTCAACCCCGCACTGGAGGTCCAGCGGTTGCAGGAAAGGGCTGCCCagctggaggcggagatggagttcgaccggcggcgcggcggtcgaGTCGACGGAGAGCGCGACCCTTACAGGCAGCGCGGCTCTCCCTCCTCGGACCAGCGCCATGGTCACCACGGGGTCCAGGCTGTTGTCAGGGATGTCAGCCCTGGTAGTGGGTGGCCTACCCTCACCAAGACCAACTACGTCGAGTGGGCTGCGGTGATGAGGGTGAGGCTCCAGGTGCGGCACATGTGGGAGGCAGTCCGGCTCCAGGTGCGGCACATgtggatgtcctcatcattgcAGTCCCGCCCGAGATGCAGTTCTCACTTTCCAAGAAGCGGACTGCCAAGGAGGCCTGGGACGCCATCGCTGCGGCATGCATCGGCAGCGACCGCGCCCGCAAGTCCACACGTAGGCACTTTGCAAGGAGTGGGAGAACCTGGCCTTCAAGCTAGGTGAGGACGTTGATGATTTTGCTCTCCGTCTCAACACTCTGTTGCAGAAGATGGTGCAGTACGGCGACGACACCTACAATGAGGAGAGAGATGTTGAGAAGCTCATCTGCTGCGTTCCCGAGAAGTACAAGCAGATCGCTCGCTCGATCGAGTCTCTGCTGGACCTCTCCAAGATGTCAATCGAGGAGGCGATAGGTCACCTCAAGGTCGTCGACAACGACGAGCCACAGCCTCCCTCAGGGCCTGTCATCATTGGTGGGAAGCTCCATTTCACTCAGGAGCAGTGGGAGGCCCGCTAGGGTGATCGGAAGAAgggggagccttcttcctcgacaggcGACCGCAGGTGCGACAAGCCGCGCAGGGCGCCCAAGGCGTGACAAGACGCCGAGGATGGCGCGTGAGGAGGCGCCCAGGGTGGTGCCACCGGCGAGCGCAGGCCAGCACGAGGTGACACGTGCCGCAACTATGGCAGGCTTGGCCATTGGGCCAAGGACTGTCGACAGCCAAGACGCGGCCAGGCTCACATCGCactggcggaggaggaggagccggctctgCTCCTAGCACACGCAAGCATCGAGCTACCTCCAGCGGCATCGGCCGCAGCGGCTCTCCTCCACCTTGATGAGCCGAGGGCACATGCCTTCCTCGACGATGGCTCCAGCAACGACAAGACTGATGGGTGGTGCCTCGACACTGGCGCTACCCAGCACATGACCGGTCGGCGGGAGTTCTTCACCGAGCTTGATTCTAGCGTCCGAGGCACCGTTAAGTTTGGGGATGCCTCCGACGTGGAGATCAAGGGCGTCGGATCCGTTATCTTCATCGCCAAGTCTGGAGA from Setaria italica strain Yugu1 chromosome II, Setaria_italica_v2.0, whole genome shotgun sequence encodes the following:
- the LOC101779414 gene encoding probable ethanolamine kinase, with protein sequence MGSEGRGWNGAAAGSGDGVGGREEKPTTTAAVAAGAPADVPTSAASVDITLPLPEMTPRIIGLCKELVKGWSSLDSSCFSIETVSGGITNLLLKVSVKEDTDNEFSVTVRLYGPNTDLVIDRKRELQAIPYLSAAGFGARLLGIFENGVVQSFINARTLSPADMREPRIAAEIAKELHRFHQVDIPGPKEPQLWDDIFKFLKKASALKFKDNEKQKRYETISFTEIQDEVQELKDLSDLLHAPLVFAHNDLLSGNLMLNDSEGKLYFIDFEYGSYSYRGYDIANHFNEYAGFDCDYNMYPDKDVQYHFFRNYLQPDKPSEVRAQDLEALYVETNTFRLASHIYWALWALIQANVSPIDFDYLGYFFLRYGEYKKQRESCISLAQGFLSELRNG